In a genomic window of Streptomyces sp. NBC_01231:
- a CDS encoding NAD-dependent epimerase/dehydratase family protein, producing the protein MRVLLIGANGYLGRFVADRLLADPAVQLTALGRGDDADVRFDLASGSPGALTRFLDAVHPGVVINCAGATRGGARDLTRHNTVAVATVCEALRRSGCGARLVQIGCGAEYGPSQPGSSTAEDAVPRPGGPYGVSKLAATELVLGSGLDAVVLRVFSPVGPGTPAGSPLGRLAEAMRRAMQSGDGELKLGGLGAQRDFVDVRDVARAVHAASLSAAQGAINIGSGRAVRLRDAAATLARVAGYGGSLQELDGTPGTHLRATIGHPRTESDHAAPVAYPYPDGCGNWQQADVRTARDRLGWRPRINLEESLADIWMEAACRI; encoded by the coding sequence ATGAGAGTTCTGCTGATCGGAGCCAACGGCTACCTCGGCCGCTTCGTCGCCGACCGACTGCTCGCCGACCCGGCCGTCCAGCTCACCGCTCTCGGCCGTGGCGACGACGCCGACGTCCGCTTCGACCTCGCGTCCGGCAGCCCCGGCGCGCTCACCCGATTCCTCGACGCGGTCCACCCCGGAGTCGTCATCAACTGCGCCGGCGCCACCCGGGGTGGCGCGCGCGACCTCACCCGCCACAACACCGTCGCCGTCGCCACCGTCTGCGAGGCGCTGCGGCGCAGCGGCTGCGGTGCCCGTCTCGTGCAGATCGGCTGCGGCGCCGAATACGGCCCCAGCCAGCCCGGTTCCTCCACGGCCGAGGACGCCGTCCCCCGCCCGGGTGGGCCGTACGGCGTCAGCAAGCTCGCCGCCACCGAACTCGTCCTCGGCTCGGGCCTGGACGCCGTGGTCCTGCGTGTGTTCTCCCCGGTCGGCCCCGGCACCCCCGCCGGCTCCCCACTCGGCCGCCTCGCCGAGGCCATGCGGCGCGCCATGCAGTCCGGCGACGGCGAGCTCAAACTCGGCGGCCTCGGCGCCCAGCGGGACTTCGTCGACGTACGAGACGTCGCCCGCGCCGTGCACGCCGCCTCGCTGTCCGCCGCGCAGGGCGCCATCAACATCGGCTCGGGCCGCGCCGTCCGGCTCCGCGACGCCGCCGCGACCCTCGCGCGCGTTGCCGGATACGGCGGTTCCCTCCAGGAACTCGACGGCACTCCCGGCACCCACCTCAGGGCGACCATCGGCCACCCTCGCACCGAATCGGACCACGCGGCCCCGGTCGCGTACCCGTACCCGGACGGCTGCGGCAACTGGCAGCAGGCCGATGTGCGCACCGCACGCGACCGGCTCGGCTGGCGCCCGCGGATCAACCTGGAGGAATCCCTGGCGGACATCTGGATGGAGGCGGCATGCCGCATCTGA
- a CDS encoding alpha/beta hydrolase, whose protein sequence is MRSFARWTALGAAAALLVAGCGDSSGTDRGGGKTDQAQPTAGPSASAGDLPSALTSQRLDWGRCKATADSTAPGSDWQCATLKAPLDWSKPDGDTIGLALIRTKAREEHRIGSLLFNFGGPGSSGVSTMPAYAAAVSLLRERYDLVSWDPRGVAASEGVRCRGDKQIQAAETVDITPDTPAEEKAYLRDSTDFGKGCEKDAGELIAHVSTTDSARDMALMRQVLGDRKTHYFGISYGTALGGVYAHLFPQNVGRLVLDAVSDPSADMVGHRKNQARGFQRALNAYLKSTGQDPEQGSRKIADLLKRLDANPLPAASGRQLTQALAYIGIILPLYSEDSWPTLTSALATAQRGGGSELLALADGYNERDPSGRYGTGAHSQRVISCLDDKQRLTVEETRKLLPEFERISPVFGPFLGWDTVGWCHDWPVAGQYQTPEVSAPGAAPILVVGNTGDPATPYEGTGKMAAELGKNVGVVLTWKGEGHGSYGSGSDCVDSTVNAYLLAGTVPRDGKVCS, encoded by the coding sequence ATGAGGAGTTTCGCACGGTGGACGGCTCTGGGCGCCGCTGCCGCACTGCTGGTGGCGGGATGCGGCGACTCGTCGGGGACCGACAGGGGCGGCGGGAAGACCGACCAAGCCCAGCCGACGGCCGGTCCGTCCGCCTCGGCCGGAGATCTGCCCTCCGCTCTGACCTCGCAGAGACTCGACTGGGGACGCTGCAAGGCCACCGCGGACTCCACCGCGCCGGGCAGCGACTGGCAGTGCGCGACGCTCAAGGCGCCGCTGGACTGGTCGAAGCCGGACGGCGACACGATCGGGCTCGCCCTCATCCGCACCAAGGCCCGCGAGGAGCACCGCATCGGCTCGCTGTTGTTCAACTTCGGCGGCCCCGGCAGCTCCGGCGTGTCCACGATGCCGGCGTACGCCGCCGCCGTCTCCCTGCTTCGCGAGCGATACGACCTGGTCAGCTGGGACCCGCGCGGGGTGGCCGCCAGCGAGGGCGTCCGCTGCCGCGGCGACAAGCAGATCCAGGCGGCCGAGACGGTCGACATCACCCCGGACACGCCCGCCGAGGAGAAGGCGTACCTGCGGGACTCCACCGACTTCGGGAAGGGCTGCGAGAAGGACGCCGGCGAGCTGATCGCGCACGTCTCGACCACCGACAGCGCCCGCGACATGGCCCTGATGAGGCAGGTCCTCGGCGACAGGAAGACGCACTACTTCGGCATCTCCTACGGCACCGCACTCGGCGGGGTGTACGCGCACCTCTTCCCGCAGAACGTGGGCCGACTGGTCCTCGACGCGGTCTCGGACCCTAGCGCCGACATGGTGGGCCACAGGAAGAACCAGGCGCGAGGCTTCCAACGGGCGCTGAACGCCTACCTCAAGTCCACCGGCCAGGACCCCGAACAGGGCTCGCGGAAGATCGCGGACCTGTTGAAGCGGCTCGACGCGAACCCGCTGCCGGCGGCGTCGGGGCGGCAGCTGACGCAGGCACTCGCCTACATCGGCATCATCCTGCCGCTGTACAGCGAGGACAGCTGGCCGACCCTGACCAGCGCGCTGGCCACGGCGCAGCGGGGAGGCGGTTCCGAGCTTTTGGCGCTCGCCGACGGGTACAACGAGCGTGACCCGTCGGGCCGCTACGGCACGGGGGCCCATTCGCAACGAGTCATATCGTGCTTGGACGACAAGCAGCGGCTGACGGTCGAGGAGACCAGGAAGCTGCTGCCGGAGTTCGAGAGGATCTCTCCCGTTTTCGGGCCCTTCCTGGGGTGGGACACGGTCGGCTGGTGCCACGACTGGCCGGTGGCCGGGCAGTACCAGACGCCGGAGGTGAGCGCGCCCGGTGCGGCGCCGATCCTGGTCGTCGGCAACACCGGCGACCCGGCGACGCCGTACGAGGGCACCGGGAAGATGGCCGCCGAACTGGGCAAGAACGTGGGCGTGGTGCTCACCTGGAAGGGCGAGGGCCACGGGTCGTACGGCAGCGGAAGCGACTGCGTGGACTCCACGGTGAACGCGTATCTGCTGGCCGGCACTGTGCCGAGGGACGGCAAGGTCTGCTCATGA
- the moeZ gene encoding adenylyltransferase/sulfurtransferase MoeZ has product MSLPPLVEPASELTVDEVRRYSRHLIIPDVGMDGQKRLKNAKVLCVGAGGLGSPALMYLAAAGVGTLGIVEFDEVDESNLQRQIIHSQADIGRSKAESARDSVLGINPYVNVILHEERLEAENVMDIFSQYDLIVDGTDNFATRYLVNDACVLLNKPYVWGSIYRFDGQASVFWSEHGPCYRCLYPEPPPPGMVPSCAEGGVLGVLCASIGSIQVNEAIKLLAGIGEPLVGRLMIYDALEMQYRQVKVRKDPDCAVCGENPTVTELIDYEAFCGVVSEEAQEAAAGSTITPKQLKEWIDDGENIEIIDVREINEYEIVSIPGAKLIPKNEFLMGTALETLPQDKKIVLHCKTGVRSAEVLAVLKSAGFSDAVHVGGGVIGWVNQIEPDKPVY; this is encoded by the coding sequence GTGTCGCTGCCACCCCTGGTCGAGCCCGCTTCCGAGCTCACCGTAGACGAGGTCCGCAGGTACTCCCGCCACCTGATCATCCCCGACGTCGGGATGGACGGGCAGAAGCGGCTGAAGAACGCCAAGGTGCTCTGTGTGGGCGCCGGCGGCCTGGGCTCGCCGGCGCTGATGTACCTGGCCGCCGCAGGCGTGGGCACGCTCGGCATCGTGGAGTTCGACGAGGTCGACGAGTCGAACCTGCAGCGCCAGATCATCCACAGCCAGGCCGACATCGGCCGCTCCAAGGCCGAGTCCGCGCGTGACTCCGTCCTCGGCATCAACCCCTATGTGAACGTGATCCTTCACGAAGAGCGGCTCGAGGCCGAGAACGTGATGGACATCTTCAGCCAGTACGACCTGATCGTCGACGGCACGGACAACTTCGCGACCCGCTACCTGGTCAACGACGCCTGTGTGCTGCTCAACAAGCCGTACGTGTGGGGCTCGATCTACCGCTTCGACGGCCAGGCCTCCGTCTTCTGGTCCGAGCACGGCCCCTGCTACCGCTGCCTCTACCCCGAGCCCCCGCCGCCCGGCATGGTCCCCTCCTGCGCCGAGGGCGGCGTCCTGGGCGTGCTGTGCGCGTCCATCGGCTCCATCCAGGTCAACGAGGCCATCAAGCTCCTGGCCGGCATCGGTGAGCCGCTGGTCGGCCGCCTGATGATCTACGACGCCCTGGAGATGCAGTACCGCCAGGTCAAGGTCCGCAAGGACCCCGACTGCGCGGTGTGCGGTGAGAACCCGACCGTCACCGAACTCATCGACTACGAGGCCTTCTGCGGCGTCGTCTCCGAGGAGGCCCAGGAGGCGGCCGCCGGCTCCACGATCACTCCCAAGCAGCTCAAGGAGTGGATCGACGACGGCGAGAACATCGAGATCATCGACGTCCGCGAGATCAACGAGTACGAGATCGTCTCCATTCCGGGCGCCAAGCTGATCCCGAAGAACGAGTTCCTCATGGGCACCGCCCTGGAGACCCTCCCGCAGGACAAGAAGATCGTCCTGCACTGCAAGACGGGTGTCCGCAGTGCGGAAGTCCTCGCGGTCCTGAAGTCCGCGGGCTTCTCCGACGCCGTACACGTCGGCGGCGGTGTGATCGGTTGGGTCAACCAGATCGAGCCCGACAAGCCGGTGTACTGA
- a CDS encoding spherulation-specific family 4 protein translates to MPHLTSATPGTASTDVRTGFGIPGFAHPLVAPAEWAELTRPGIPLHWVVLNITGNGPGSRPDQHCLEAAGRLRNAGIRVLGHLDATYGARAFGEMISDAHRYIDWYRVDGFLLGRCPTEPVALPEVRRTVTTLRAISDDAHIVLGHGTHPYPGYAEIADQLVTFSGSWSDYRWSQVAEWTADHSPERFCHFVHGVPRGHLDEALRIARWQGAATIYLTDRTDRFGRSDPWETMPGYWDDVVSRIGTGVSE, encoded by the coding sequence ATGCCGCATCTGACCAGCGCGACCCCCGGCACGGCGAGCACCGACGTGCGCACCGGCTTCGGCATCCCCGGCTTCGCCCACCCCCTCGTCGCCCCGGCCGAATGGGCCGAACTCACCCGCCCCGGCATCCCGTTGCACTGGGTCGTCCTGAACATCACGGGCAACGGGCCCGGCAGTCGTCCCGACCAGCACTGCCTGGAGGCGGCCGGCCGTCTGCGCAACGCGGGAATCCGGGTCCTCGGCCACCTCGACGCCACGTACGGGGCCCGTGCCTTCGGGGAGATGATCTCCGACGCGCACCGCTACATCGACTGGTACCGGGTCGACGGCTTCCTCCTGGGCCGCTGCCCGACCGAACCTGTCGCCCTTCCCGAGGTCCGCCGGACGGTCACCACTCTGCGCGCGATCAGTGACGACGCCCACATCGTTCTCGGTCACGGCACCCACCCGTACCCCGGCTACGCCGAGATCGCCGACCAACTGGTCACGTTCTCCGGCTCGTGGAGCGACTACCGCTGGTCGCAGGTGGCCGAGTGGACCGCGGACCACTCGCCCGAGCGCTTCTGCCACTTCGTCCACGGTGTCCCACGCGGCCACCTGGACGAGGCGCTGCGCATCGCCCGCTGGCAGGGCGCGGCGACCATCTACCTCACCGACCGCACGGACCGCTTCGGCCGCAGCGACCCCTGGGAGACCATGCCCGGCTACTGGGACGACGTCGTCTCGCGGATCGGAACAGGTGTCTCGGAATGA
- a CDS encoding alpha/beta hydrolase encodes MPASSRLRATALTATALLLASVLAGCGDDSQDADLSAQKLSWEDCPAPSAAEGGGDAPTPLPNGDPWQCATMKAPLDWDQPKGDTIDLALIRAKASGTGGERIGSLVFNFGGPGGSGVTALPAFGEDYTKLRTRYDLVSFDPRGVGRSAPVECENDAQLDAYFQQDATPDDAAERTELLENTKEFNAACEENSKKVLPHVRTTDAARDMNLMRQVLGDDKLYYFGISYGTELGGVFAHLFPKSVGRAVFDAVVDPTQNAEQGSLGQARGFQLALDNFAEDCTSKTEDCPIGDSAQNVKDRIAKLLKNLDSKPIPGIPPRELTQTDATNGIAQALYSKDFWAYLTEGLEQAYDGNGQTLMTLSDSLNGRNQNGEYSNLAAANISINCADDRERYTPDYVGQKLPEFRAASTLFGDFLAWGMVSCTDWAVPGAADHPDVSAPGAAPILVVGNTGDPATPYEGARKMVTALGKGVGIELTYRGQGHGAYDSKNKCVQDAVNGYLLDGKVPAAGTVCS; translated from the coding sequence ATGCCCGCTTCCTCCCGGCTGCGCGCCACCGCCCTAACCGCTACCGCCCTGCTGCTGGCCTCCGTGCTGGCCGGCTGCGGCGACGACTCCCAGGACGCGGACCTCTCGGCGCAGAAGCTGAGCTGGGAGGACTGCCCGGCGCCGTCCGCGGCGGAGGGCGGCGGTGACGCCCCGACCCCGCTGCCGAACGGCGACCCGTGGCAGTGCGCCACCATGAAGGCCCCCCTGGACTGGGACCAGCCCAAGGGTGACACGATCGACCTCGCGCTGATCCGGGCGAAGGCGAGCGGCACCGGGGGCGAGCGGATCGGCTCACTCGTCTTCAACTTCGGCGGCCCCGGCGGCTCGGGCGTCACCGCCCTGCCCGCCTTCGGTGAGGACTACACGAAACTGCGCACCCGCTACGACCTGGTGAGCTTCGATCCGCGCGGCGTCGGCCGCAGCGCCCCCGTGGAGTGCGAGAACGACGCCCAGCTCGACGCGTACTTCCAGCAGGACGCCACCCCCGACGACGCGGCCGAACGCACGGAGCTGCTGGAGAACACCAAGGAGTTCAACGCGGCCTGCGAGGAGAACTCCAAGAAGGTGCTGCCGCACGTGCGCACCACCGACGCGGCCCGCGACATGAACCTCATGCGCCAGGTTCTCGGCGACGACAAGCTGTACTACTTCGGCATCTCCTACGGCACCGAACTCGGCGGCGTCTTTGCGCACCTGTTCCCCAAGAGCGTCGGCCGCGCGGTCTTCGACGCGGTCGTCGACCCCACCCAGAACGCCGAGCAGGGCTCGCTCGGGCAGGCCAGGGGCTTCCAGCTCGCCCTCGACAACTTCGCCGAGGACTGCACGTCGAAGACCGAGGACTGCCCGATCGGCGACAGCGCGCAGAACGTCAAGGACCGCATCGCCAAGCTGCTCAAGAACCTCGACAGCAAGCCGATCCCCGGCATCCCCCCGCGTGAGCTGACCCAGACCGACGCGACGAACGGCATCGCGCAGGCGTTGTACTCGAAGGACTTCTGGGCGTACCTCACCGAAGGGCTTGAACAGGCGTACGACGGGAACGGCCAGACCCTGATGACGCTGTCCGACTCGTTGAACGGCCGCAACCAGAACGGCGAGTACAGCAACCTCGCCGCCGCCAACATCTCCATCAACTGCGCGGACGACCGAGAGCGCTACACCCCGGACTACGTCGGGCAGAAGCTGCCCGAGTTCCGGGCCGCCTCGACGCTGTTCGGCGACTTCCTCGCCTGGGGCATGGTCAGCTGCACCGACTGGGCCGTGCCGGGCGCCGCCGACCATCCCGACGTGAGCGCGCCCGGGGCCGCGCCGATCCTCGTCGTGGGCAACACGGGCGACCCGGCCACGCCGTACGAAGGCGCGCGGAAGATGGTGACGGCCCTCGGCAAGGGCGTCGGGATCGAGCTGACGTACCGGGGGCAGGGGCACGGGGCGTACGACAGCAAGAACAAGTGCGTGCAGGACGCGGTGAACGGCTATCTGCTGGACGGGAAGGTGCCGGCGGCGGGAACCGTCTGCTCCTGA